In a genomic window of Helianthus annuus cultivar XRQ/B chromosome 10, HanXRQr2.0-SUNRISE, whole genome shotgun sequence:
- the LOC110883434 gene encoding secreted RxLR effector protein 161-like — protein MTGCRPSQFPIEQNLKLDKCDKEAQVDANQYRRLIGRLLYLQATRPDVAYVVNILSQFVGDPRVSHLEAVNRVFHYLKGTPGQGILLPKQGGTNLITYCDSDWLGCPFTRRSRSGYLLLLGGAPISWKSKKQSVVSRSSAEVEYRAMAAVVSELIWMRWLLKELDISQEGPTQLFCDNQAARHIANNPVFHERTKHVEMDCYFVHERIELKEIQTLKIDTTMQLADLLTKPLGTNRFRTLLGKLSITDLHALT, from the coding sequence ATGACTGGTTGTCGTCCAAGTCAGTTCCCAATTgaacaaaatttgaaattggatAAATGTGATAAAGAAGCTCAAGTCGATGCAAACCAATACCGACGATTAATTGGAAGACTCCTTTACCTTCAGGCTACTAGACCCGACGTTGCATATGTCGTCAATATTTTGAGTCAATTTGTTGGTGACCCAAGAGTTAGTCATTTAGAGGCTGTCAATCGAGTCTTTCACTACCTCAAAGGCACTCCTGGACAAGGGATTCTTCTACCAAAGCAGGGCGGCACCAACCTCATCACTTACTGTGACTCGGATTGGCTTGGTTGTCCTTTCACACGGAGGTCACGAAGTGGGTACTTACTTCTCTTGGGAGGCGCTCCTATATCCTGGAAATCAAAAAAACAATCGGTGGTTTCTCGATCTTCAGCCGAAGTTGAATACCGGGCCATGGCGGCCGTGGTTAGTGAGCTTATATGGATGAGATGGCTTTTAAAGGAACTTGATATCTCTCAAGAAGGACCGACACAATTGTTTTGTGACAATCAAGCAGCCAGGCACATTGCAAACAACCCCGTGTTTCATGAACGCACCAAACATGTTGAAATGGATTGTTATTTTGTCCATGAACGTATCGAGTTAAAAGAGATTCAAACCCTGAAAATAGATACAACAATGCAGCTTGCCGATCTCCTCACTAAACCGTTGGGTACCAACCGCTTCCGCACTTTACTTGGCAAGTTGAGCATTACGGATCTCCATGCTCTAACTTGA